Part of the Maridesulfovibrio sp. genome, TGGACAACTACTCCAAGTGGCGCATCAGCGATCCCTTGCTGTTTTACCGCACCGTGCGTTCCATCCCACGCGCTCAGGCACGGCTGGATGATATTATCTACGCGGAACTCCGCGTTGCCCTTGGCCGCTACACACTGATCGAGATCATCTCCAGTGACCGTACTTCCATCATGGAAGAGGTCACCCAGACTTCAAATGCCCTGCTCAAAACGTACGGTATAGAAGTTCTTGATGTTCGTATCAAACGTACCGACCTGCCGCCTGAAAACGCCCGTGCTATTTACGGACGCATGCGCGCAGAACGTGAGCGTATGGCCAAGCAGTACCGCTCACAGGGTAGCGAAGCAGCCGCCCGCATTACTGCACAGGCGGACAAGGAAAGAGCAATTACCTTAGCTGACGCAAATCTCAAAGCAGAGATCATGCGCGGTGAAGGTGAAGGTAAAGCAACCAAAATATATGCTGACAGCTTCGGCAAGGACCCTAGATTCTACGAATTCAAGAAGTCCCTCGAAGCATATGAAGCAGGACTCAAAACGAACACCAGACTGATCCTTTCACAGGACAACCCGTTCTTGAAGTACATGAAGTAGTTGCTTAGCAAGCTCGACACATGAAGAATAAGCCCGTAGTATCTTAAAAGATATTACGGGCTTTAATTTTTTGCCGGAGACTTCATATGGAAAACTGCAAACATCTTATCGTTGGTGCCGGGATTACCGGCTGTACTGTAGCACGGCACATTGCCGAGGAATTAGGCGA contains:
- the hflC gene encoding protease modulator HflC, whose translation is MSLLKKSSAPLAILIIVAVLGIAQSAYIVKQTEKAIVLQLGKPKSGPMGPGLHFKLPFVQNVIYFDSRLLEYDARPAEILTKDKKNMVVDNYSKWRISDPLLFYRTVRSIPRAQARLDDIIYAELRVALGRYTLIEIISSDRTSIMEEVTQTSNALLKTYGIEVLDVRIKRTDLPPENARAIYGRMRAERERMAKQYRSQGSEAAARITAQADKERAITLADANLKAEIMRGEGEGKATKIYADSFGKDPRFYEFKKSLEAYEAGLKTNTRLILSQDNPFLKYMK